CGCGCCTGAACGCCGGTTCCGGTCGCCGCGGCACGCCGGCCAGACCTCGCTGCATTGCGTCGAATGCCGCGGCAATGTACGGTGCGACGGGGCGGTGGTCCAAGGGAACCGGTCGAGGCGACCAGACCTCGCCAGGCCCCCGCCGGGCCCGAGGCGGCGCCTCGGGACGGCGCGGGCTGGGGGACTCGAACGAGGGAGAACGGCATGAACGGGCGAACCGGCGAGACCCAGGGTACGGGAGGCTTCGAGGCCGGTGGCGGCGCTCGCTCGAGGGTCGGGCTCATCGTCGGCCCCCTGCTGTTCGCGGCGCTCTTGCTGCTGCCGCCGCCCGCCGGCATGACGCCCGCCGGCTGGCGGACCGCGGCCGTGGGCCTCCTCATGGCGGTGTGGTGGATCACGGAGGCGATCCCCATCCCCGCCACTGCGCTCGTGCCGCTCCTGCTCTTCCCGCTGCTCGGCGTCGGGTCCGTGAGCGCGGCCGCCGCGCCTTACGCGAACCCGGTGATCTTCCTCTTCCTGGGCGGGTTCCTCATCGCCGCGGCGCTCCAGCGCTGCGGGCTGCACCGGCGCATGGCGCTCACGATCATCGCGCTGGTGGGCGCGAGCCCGCGCCGGCTCATCGGCGGGTTCATGGCCGCCACCGCGTTCATCAGTATGTGGGTGAGCAACACCGCGACGGTCGTGATGCTGCTGCCCATGGCGCTGTCGGTGCTCGGCCTCGTCGAGAGCCGAAGCCGTGTGGGCGCCAACTTCGGAGCCGCGCTGCTCCTCGGCCTCGCGTACGCCGCCAGCATCGGCGGCATGGGCACGCTGATCGGCACGCCGCCCAACGCGCTCCTCGCGGGGTTCATGGACGAGGCGTACGGCGTGCGGATCGGCTTCGTCGAGTGGATGCTGCTCGGCGTCCCCCTCGTCCTGGTCGCCGTCCCGCTGGCCTGGCTGCTCCTGACTCGCATCCTCTATCCGGTCCCGGGGGACGCCGCGGCCGGCGGAGCGGATCTCATCCGGGACGAGCTGCGACGCCTCGGGCCGCTCTCCCGCGCCGAGCTCCTCGTCGGCGCCATCACCGCGCTCACCGCCGCTGCCTGGGTGACGCGGCCGCTCCTCGACGACATCGTCCCCGGTCTCTCCGATGCCGGGATCGCCATCGGCGGCGCGCTCTTGCTCTTCGTCATCCCGTCCCACTGGCGCGACCGCACGCCGCTCCTCGGCTGGGAGGATGCCCGGCACGTGCCCTGGGGCGTGCTCCTGCTGTTCGGCGGGGGGCTCTCCCTCGCGGACGCCATCGAGCAGACCGGCCTGGCGACCTGGATCGGCGAGGCCCTGGCCGTCGTGGCCGCCTGGCCGCCGTTGCTGGTCGTGTTGACCGTCAACACCGTCATCGTCTTCCTCACGGAGCTGACCAGCAACACGGCCGTCAGCGCCGCCTTCCTCCCCGTCGCGGCCGCCCTCGCCGTCGGCATCGGCGCCGACCCGCTGCTGCTCGCCGTGCCCGTGGCGCTCGGCGCGAGCTGCGCGTTCATGATGCCCGTCGCCACGCCACCCAACGCCATCGTCTACGGCAGTGGCCGCGTCACCATCCCCCAGATGGCGAGGGCAGGGTTCTGGCTGAACCTCGTCATGATCGTGCTGGCGACCGCGGCGGCGTTCCTGCTGGCGCCGCTGATCCTGGTGCGGTGACGGCGGGAGTCGACGCGGGAGCCGCGAAAGTGGAGCGGGGCGACGGTCCGGCGAAGGACCGGCGCCCCGCTCACCCCGAGAAGGGCAGGGAAGGGACGGCCATCGGCGGTCAGAGCCGGAACCGCGGCCTCTCGATCACCTTCTTGATCTTGTGCTGCCCGACCCACGCCTTGACGTTGGTCTCGAGGTCGATGAGCGTGGCGTCCACCTGGTAGTAGACGACCCGTTCACGGCCTTCCTCGTCCTCGATCGCGTGGATCTCGCCCTGGAGCATGTAGCGGGCGCCCAGCTCCTGGCCGAGCTTGGCCCGCGTGTCCGCGCGCGCGTGCTGCTGCTGGTCCTCGCGCTCCGCACGGAGGCCGGCCCGCTCGTCCGCGCTGGCCACTACGCGCACCGCGCCGCTGTTGACGAACGCGCGCTCGAGGTCGCGGACGAACGTCGCGACCGCAATGTGCTCCAGCGTGCGGTTGCGGAACTCGCCCACGATGACCGTGGGCGGCTCGCCGCCGTGGGCTTCCGCGTACTCGCGCACCCAGGGCGCCGAGAGGCTCTGCTCGATCAGGGCGTTGGCCACGAGCCGGGAGTCGGTGTCGTTCCACCGGCCCGACAGGTCGGTCACGGCCGCGGGGTCGATGCGGGTGACTTTCTTGCCGCCGCAGGCGGCGAGAGCGATGGCAGAGAAGCCCAGCACCACCAGGCCGGTGACCGGGCGCCGCGTCCCACGCCGGATGCTGCGCTGGTCCATGTCCCCTCCTCGGTCATGGTCGGCTGTTGTACACGGGCGGGATGGACGTGGTTCGCGGCGCGACGCGCAGCACGGCCGACCCCGGGAGCGGGGCTCCTGGGGGCGGCGCGGCCTCCAGCGCAGCGCCGCCCGGCCCCGGCGAACGCCGCGGCGGAGCCCGGCAGAGCGGAGCCCGGCGATCGCAAAGCTGCCGTGGAGCCCGGGCCCGCCCGCGCCGGGGCGGCGCCGCGGCGGCCCGGCGGCCAGCGCCGTCGAGCCCACGCCCGAAGGGCCGGAGCCCAGCTGCGCGGTGGGCGCCGCCGAGCCCGGGGCCGGCCCCCGGCGGGCGGCGTGGCGGAGCCCGGAGCCCCCGGCGCTCTCCGGGGTACCATGCCCCGAGCCCGTACGAGGCCCCAACGTTCCACAGGCTAGCACATGCGTTCGGAGATCACCACGCCGGAAGTCCTGAGTGAGGAGAGCGCGGTCGAGCTGTCGCTGCGGCCACGGCGGCTGGAGGAGTTCATCGGCCAGCCGAAGGTCAAGGAGAGCCTCCGCATCGCCATCGATGCCGCCCTCGCGCGGCGAGAGCCGCTCGACCACACGCTGTTCCACGGCCCGCCGGGGCTGGGCAAGACCACGCTCGCCATGCTCATCGCACGGGAGCTGGGCGTGAACATCAAGGTCACCTCCGGCCCCGTCCTGGAGAAGCCGGGCGACCTCGTCGGGATCCTGACGAACCTCCGCGAGGGGGACATCCTCTTCATCGATGAGATCCACCGGCTCCGCCCGATCATCGAGGAGTTCCTCTATCCGGCGATGGAGGACTACCGGATCGACATCCGGCTCTCCGAGGGGCCGAAGGCGCAGACCATCACGGTGCCGATCGAGCGCTTCACGCTGGTGGGCGCCACGACCCGGTTCGGCCTGCTCACGCCGCCGATGCGCGCCCGCTTCGGCATCGTGCAGCGGCTGAACTACTATCCGCCGGAGGACCTGCGCATCATCGTCGAGCGCAGCGCTGAGATCCTCGAGATCGAGTGCAGCCCGGAGGGCGCGGAGGAGATCGCGAAGCGCTCGCGTGGTACGCCTCGCGTCGCGAACCGGCTGCTCCGCCGTGTGCGGGACTACGCACAGGTCCGGGCGAACGGCGTGATCACGAAGGAAGTCGCGAGCGAGGCGCTCCAGATGCTGGACGTGGACGAGTACGGGCTGGACGAGATGGATGCCCGCATCCTGAAGACCCTCATCGAGCTGGGCGGCGGCCCCGTCGGCCTGAACTCGCTCGCGGTCGCCGTGGGCGAGGACGCGAACACGCTGGAGGAGGTGTACGAGCCGTTCCTGATCCAGAACGGCCTGCTGTTGCGTACGCCGCGCGGCCGCGTCGCCACGCCGCGCGCCTATGAGCGGTTCGGGTACGAGCTGCCGCCGGCGCGGCGGGCGGAGCTCGAGTCGCAGGTCAGCCTGTTCGAGGCGCGGTGATGGAGGTCCTGCAGCTCGATGAGATGGACTGCCGCTTGCTCGCCGCGCGCTTCGAGCAGCACGGCAACTCGCACCGCCGGATGGCCTTCGCGCTGCGCGAGGCGGGCGCGGTGGACCTGCTGGAGCGGCTGCGCGCGCTGCGCGGACTGGAGCGTCGGTTCGCCATCGACCTCGGCTCGCTGTGTCACCGCTTCCAGAACCGCGAGGCCGAGGGCACGCACCCCATCGAGCGCCGCGTGCTCGAGTACGTCGCCGCGGAGCGGATCGGGCCGGACGGTCGCCGCGGCCTGCTCGTCATGGTGGACCGCGTCCGCACCGTGCGGGCGCTGATCGAGCAGGGCCGGTTGGTCCATGACCCGGATTGAGACCGCGCGCGGCTACCCGACATCGGCGTTCGATTACCGGCTGCCGCCGGAGTTGATCGCGAGCCGCCCCGCCCCCGAGCGGGATGCGAGCCGGCTCCTCGTGCTCGAGCGCACGACCGGCCGCATCGAGCATCGCATCTTCCGCGACCTGGCGACGCTCATCCCTGCGGGGGACGCCCTGGTCCTGAACGAGACCCGGGTGTTCCCGGCGCGGCTCGTCGGCCGCAAGCCGACGGGTGCCGCCGCGGAGATCCTGCTGCTCCGCCCCCTGGACGGCGGTGTGTGGGAGGCGCTGGTCCGGCCCGGCGGCAAGCTCAAGCCGGGGCGGGTGGTGGAGGTGGCGGAAGAGCTGCAGGTCGAGATCCTGGACGGCACGGCCGACGGCACGCGCATCGTGCGGCTACGCACGCCGTTGCCCGAGCGGGAAGCCATCGCGCGCTACGGCCGGACGCCGCTGCCGCCCTACATCGAGCGGGAGCCGGACGCGGAAGACGCGGAGCGCTACCAGACGGTCTACGCGCGCGCGGAGGGGTCGGTTGCCGCGCCCACGGCCGGGCTGCATTTTACGCCCGCACTGCTGGAGGCGCTGGAGTCCGCCGGCGTGCGCACCGTGCGGCTGGTGCTGCACGTCGGCGTTGGCACGTTCCGGCCGGTCGAGGTCGAGGACCCGGCCCAGCACCGCATGCATGCGGAGCGGTACGAGGTCCCCGCCGCGGCGGCCGAAGTGCTGAACGAGACGCGGGCGCGGGGCGGCGCGATCTGGGCTGTCGGGACCACGGTGGTCCGCGCGCTCGAGACGGTGGCGGACGAGCGCGGCGTCATCCACCCGGGGGAGGGCTGGACGGACCTGTTCATCCGGCCGCCGTACCGGTTCCGGGGGGTGGACCGGCTGATCACGAACTTCCACCTGCCGCGCTCGACGCTCCTCATGCTGGTGGCCGCGTTCGGGGGCTACGACAACGTGATGGCCGCGTACCGCGAGGCGGTGCGCGAGCGTTACCGGTTCTACTCGTATGGCGATGCGATGGCGGTGGTGTGAGAGGGCCCGGGCCAGGGCAGGGGCGGGAGACAGGCCACCCAGGACCCCGTACTCTTACTCGTGCACGGACTCGTCCTCGGCCTCGACCGTGACCGATGTTTGAGTTCCGCATCACCGCCACCGAGGGCGCCGCGCGCACCGGTACGCTGCGGCTGCCGCACGGCGTGGTGCGCACGCCGGCGTTCATGCCGGTCGGCACGCAGGCCACGGTCAAGACGCTGACGCCGGAAGAGGTCCAGGCGGCTGGCGCGGACATGATCCTCGCCAACACGTACCACCTCTTCCTCAGGCCCGGGCACGAGCTGGTGCGCCAGCTCGGCGGACTGCACCGCTTCATGCGGTGGGACCGACCGATCCTGACGGACTCCGGCGGATTCCAGGTCTTCAGCCTGGCGGACATCAACGAGGTGCGCGAGGACGGCGTCGTCTTCCAGAGCCACATCGACGGCTCGCGCCACCTCTTCACCCCCGAGCGGGTGATCGACATCCAGCGCGCGCTGGGGGCCGACGTGATCATGGCGTTCGATCACGTGCCGCCGGGCCAGGCGGACCGCAAACTCGCGGTGGAGGCGCACGAGCGGACCCTCGCCTGGCTCGCCCGTTGCCGTGCGCGCTTCGAGGCGTTGGTGGCGGAGGACGACGGCCCGGCGCAGACGCTGCTGCCGATCCTCCAGGGCTCGACGTTCGCCGACCTGCGACGGGACGGGATCCGCCGCATCCGCGAGATCGGAGACTGGCGCGGCATCGCCATCGGCGGGCTCTCGGTGGGCGAGCCGAAGCCGCTGATGTACGCGATGCTGGAGGTCGTCGAGCCGGAGGTTCCGCGGGAGTGGCCGCGCTACCTCATGGGCGTCGGCTACCCGGACGACCTGCTCGAGGCGATCCGCCGCGGCGTGGACTTGTTCGACTGCGTCGCGCCGACCCGCAACGGGCGCAACGGCACGGCGTGGGTCGAGGACGAGGGGCAGGTCAACATCCGCGCCGGCCGGTTCCGCGCGGACCCCGGGCCGCTGGACCCGGCGTGCGACTGCTACACCTGCCGGACGTTCAGCCGCGCGTACCTCCGGCACCTGTTCGTCGCGGGCGAGGTGCTCGGGCTCCGGCTGCTGTCGCTGCACAACGTGCGCTTCCTGCTGCGGCTGGTCGAGCGCGCGCGAGCGGCGATCGAGGCGGGCGAGTTCGCCGCCTGGAGCGAAGACTGGCTCGCGCGCTATCGCCGCGCGCGCGCCGAACACGAGGAGGGAGGGACGACGTGATGTGGAGCATCCTTGCACTCGCAGCGCCCCAGCAAGGCGGCGCAGGGCTCGCGCCGATGCTGTTCATGTGGGGCGCTTTCATCCTGATCTTCTGGCTGCTCATCATTCGGCCGCAGCGCAAGGCGCAGCAGCGGCACCAGGAGATGCTGAACGCGCTCAAGCGCGGTGACGAGGTCATGACCGACGGCGGCATCATCGGCGAGGTCGTGCACCTGAAGGACGACCGCGTCACCATCAAGACGGCCGAGAACACGCGCATCGTCGTCGCACGGCCGAAGATCGCGCGCGTCTTCACCCAGAAACCCGAGAGCTGAGCCGGGATGGCCGAGCTTCCGATCCGCCTGCTGGGAGACCCGGTGTTGCGCCAGAAGGCCGAGCCGGTGACCGAGATCGACGACGAGCTGCGGCGCCTCATGGATGACATGATGGACACCATGTACGCGGCCGACGGGGTGGGACTCGCCGCGCCGCAGGTGGGCGTCAGCCGCCGCGTCATCGTCGTGGACATCCGCGAGCGGAACACGCCGCCGTTCGCGCTGGTCAACCCGGAGATCGTCGAGCGCAGCGAGGAGCTCGCCCGGGAGGAAGAGGGCTGCCTCAGCATTCCGGGCCTCAGGGAGATCGTCGAGCGCCCGGCGCGCGTCGTGGTCGAGGGTCTGGACCGGGACGGCAACGTCCGCCGCATCGAGGCGGAGGGGCTGCTCGCGCGTGTTCTCCAGCACGAGGTGGATCACCTGGACGGCATCCTGTTCATCGACCGTCTCAGCCCGTTGAAGCGGCAGCTCCTCCTGAAGAAATGGCAGAAGGTGAAGCCGTGACGGTCCGGGGGCGGCGTGGCCGTTCGGCTGTTCGACGGGCCGCGAGGGCGTGCGCGGTCCACGGCACAGGCGCATGAGGATCCTCTTCTGGGGCACTCCCGAGTTCGCGATCCCTTCGCTGCGGGCGCTGCTGGGCGAGGGGCACGAGGTGGTGGGCGTGGTGACGCAGCCGGACCGGCCCGCGGGTCGGGGCCGGACGCTCCACGCGCCGCCGGTGAAGACCGTGGCGCAGGCCGAGGGGCTGCTCGTGCTGCAGCCGGAGAAGGCGCGGGGGGAGGAGTTCCGCCGGCAGATCGCGGCGCTGCGGCCGGAGATCTCGGTCGTCGTCGCCTACGGCCAGATCCTCAAGCGCGACATCCTGGATGTACCGGCGCGCGGCTCGATCAACGTGCACGCGTCGCTGCTGCCGGAGCTGCGTGGCGCCGCGCCGATCAACTGGGCGATCATCCGCGGCCACGAGCGAACGGGCGTGACGGTCATGCGCATGGTCGAGGAGATGGATGCCGGGCCGATCCTGCTCCAAGTCGAGGAGCCGATCGGGCCGGACGAGACCGCGTCGGACCTGGCGGCGCGCCTCAGTGAAGTGGGCGCCGCCGCGCTGATCGAGGCGCTGGTGCTGCTCGAGGCGGGCGAACTCGAGGAGGTGGAGCAGGACCACGGCGCCGCGACCTACGCGCCGCGCATCACGCGCGCGGACGCGCGCATCGATTGGTCCCTCGACGCCGTGAGCGTGGCGCGGTGGATGCGTGGGCTGGACGAGCAACCCGGCGCCTGGACCATGCTCCGCGGCCAGGAGATCAAGGTGTACCGCCCGCTCCCCGTTCCGGACCACGTGCACGACGCCGCGCCCGGAACCGTGCTCGAAGCGCGGGCGTACGACCCGGCGCAGAGCCTGCTCGTCGCGTGCGGCCGTGGGGCGGTGTGGGTGCGCGAGGTGAAGCCGGCCGGCCGGCGCCGCATGACCTCGGCCGAGTGGCTGCGCGGCCGCGCCGTCGCTCCCGGAGACCGGTTCGACTGATGCTCGCGCGCCTGCACCTGGTCACGGATGACGCGGTGCTCCGCGCTGCCGATTTCCGTGAGCGCGCCCAGGCCGTGCTCGCGGCGCACGGGTCGGCGCTCGCGCTCCACCTGCGGGGCCACGGGGTGTCGGGCGCCGAGCTGTTCGAGCTCGCCCGGGACCTGGCGTTCGGCGCGGACGGGGCGGGCGCCGAGTTGCTGGTCAACGACCGTGTGGATGTCGCGCTGGCCGCCGGCGCCGACGGCGTGCAGCTCGGCCGGCGCTCGCTGCCCATCGCGGCGGCGCGCGCCCTGCTGGGCGCCGACGCGTGGATCGGCTACTCGGCACACGGCGCGGAGGAGGCGGCCCAGGCGGCCGCGGACGGCGCGGACTTCATTCTGGTGGGCACGCTCTACCGCACGGCGTCGCACCCGGAGCGGGAACCCGCGGGGGTCGAGCGGGTGCGGGAGACGGTCGCCGCCCTGGCACCCGCGGAGGTGCCGGTCATCGGGATCGGGGGTATCACGCCCGAGCGGGTCCGTGAGGTCCTCGCGGCCGGCGCCTACGGCGTCGCCGTGCTGGGTGGCGTGTGGCACGCCGCCGACCCGGTGGCTGCCGCCGCAGACTACATCGCCGCGCTCGGCGTGAGCGGCTGAGCGCCTGGAGTCGAAGACCCATGCAGGCAACCGGGGATCAGATCGAGATCACGTTGAACGGCGAGCCGCGGCGTGTGCCCGCCGGGTTGACCGTCGCGGGTTTGCTCGCGGAGCTGGGCCTGCATCCGGGCCTGGTCGTGGTCGAGCACAATCGTGAGATCCTCGAGCGCGCCCGTCTCGCCGAGACGCCGGTCGAGCCGGGCGACGTGTTCGAGATCGTCCATTTCGTAGGGGGCGGGTCATGACGACGACGACGATGCCAGCGGTCCGGGACGATCCGCTCGTCATCGCGGGCCGGGCATTCCGTTCGCGCCTGATCGTGGGCACCGGCAAGTACCGGGACAACGAGACGATGGTGCGTGCGATCGAGGCGTCCGGCGCGGAGATGGTGACGGTCGCGGTGCGCCGCGTGGACCTCGACCGGACCAAGGAGGAGGGGATCCTCTATCACCTGGATCCCGAGCGGATCTTCATCCTCCCCAACACGGCGGGCTGCTACACGGTGGAGGAGGCGGTGCGCTACGCGCGGCTGGCCCGCGCGGCCGGGCTGAACGATTGGGTGAAGCTCGAGGTGATCGGGGACCAGCGGACGCTGCTGCCCGACGTGACCGCCACGATCGAGGCGGCGCGCATCCTGGTCGCCGAGGGGTTCAAGGTGCTGGCCTACACCAACGAGGACGTGGTCACGGCGCTCCGTCTCGAAGACGCCGGCTGCGCCGCGGTCATGCCGCTCGCCAGCCCGATCGGCAGCGGCCTCGGGCTCGTGAACCCGTACTACATCCGGGAGATCAAGCGCCGCCTCTCGGTTCCGGTGATCGTGGACGCCGGCGTCGGCACGGCGTCGGACGCCTGCATCACGATGGAGCAGGGCGTGGATGGGGTGCTGATGAACACCGCGATCGCGGAGGCCCGTGACTCCGTCGCCATGGCGCGCGCCATGCGCCTCGCCGTCGAGGCCGGCCGCCTCGCCTACCTCGCCGGACGCATGCCCCGCCGCGAGGTCGCCGTGCCGTCCTCGCCCCTGACCGGCATGTTGGACGGCGGCGGCGCGAGCAGCACTTGAGGGGCGTCACGCCGGGCCGCCGCGCGGCGCTGGACGTCCTGCGCGCCGTCCGGCGGGGAGCGCTCGCCGACCGCGCCCTCGCCGACGCCGTCGCCCGCCTCGATCCGCGCGAGCGTGCCTGGACCCAGGAGCTGGTCTACGGCACGCTACGCCTGCGCGGCCGGATCGACCACATGCTGGCGCCGCTCGTGCGCCGCGGGCTGGCAAAGCTCGAGCCCGACGTGCTGGACACGCTCCGGCTCGCGGCGTACCAGCTCCTCGAGATGGACGCCGTGCCGGATTACGCCGCCGTGTCGCAGGCGGTGGAGCAGGCGCGCCGCGTCGGCGGGCGGGGCGCGGACCGGCTCGTGAACGGGGTGTTGCGCGCCTGGCTCGCACGCGGCGCGCCGCCAGACTGGCCGGACGAGGAGAGCGACCCGGCGGGCTTCCTCGCCACGTGGGGTTCGCATCCGCGCTGGCTGGTCGAGCGCTGGATCGGGCGTTGGGGCGCTGAGGAGACGCGGCGGCTCGTGGAGGCGAACAACCGGCGGCCGGAGCTGTACCTCCGGCCGATCGGCGTCCCCGTGGCCGAGGCGCTGCGCCGGCTGGCAGCGGCCGGGATCGCCGCGGAGCCGGTGGCGTTCGCGCCCGACTCGGTTCGGCTTGTGCCGCCGGCCAGCGTGTCGGACGCGCTGGCCGCCGTGCCGGCCGTGGTGCAGGACCCGGCCGCGGCGCTCGTGGTCCGGTACGCCGCCGTCCCGCCCGGCGGCCTGGTCGCGGACCTCGCCGCGGCGCCCGGCGGCAAGGCGCTGGCGCTCGCGGTGGAGGCGCGGTACACCGTGGCCGCGGACGCATCCTTCAGCCGGATGGGTAAGGTTCGGGAGAACGCGCAGCGCCTCGGCGCGTCGCGGCTGGGCCTCCTGGTGGCCGATGCTCGCCGGCCTCCGCTGCGCGACGGCGCCGCCGATGCCGTGCTGCTCGACGTCCCCTGCACGGGCACCGGCACCTTCCGTCGGCACCCGGATGCGCGCTGGCGCCTGCGGCCCGAGGACCTCGCGGCGCTCACCGCGCTCCAGCGCGAGATGCTGGAGGCGGCGGCCGCGCTGCCGCGGCCCGGCGGCCTGCTCATCTACTCGACCTGCTCCCTCGAGCCGGAGGAGAACGAGGCACAGGTGGACTGGTTCCTGGAGCGTCATCCCGAGTACGTGATCCGGCCGCCGGCCGGCTTCGACCCCGCGCTGCTGGACGCGCGGGGCTGCCTCACCGTGCTTCCGCAGCGGACCGGCGTGGACGGCGCCTTCGCCGCGCGCTTGGAGCGTCGGGCATGAGCTGGCGGATGGGGGACTCGATCCGCCGGCGCAGCGGCCGCAGCGCAGGCAGCGCTCCGCGGGGAGGCACGCCCCGCGGTGCCGTCGCGCGCTGGCTCGGCGCGGCCCTCCTGGTGGCGCTGGCGGCGTTCGGCACCGGCTACGCCGTCGCTGCCCGGGTCCTTTTCCCGCCGCCGCCCGAGACGGATGCGGGAGTCGCCGTGCCGTCGCTCATCGGCCGCTCCGCGGATGAGGCGCGCCGCGAGCTCCGCGACCGTGGGCTCGAGGTGGCCGAGGTGATCGAGCTGCCTCACCCGGATCGGCCGGCCGGCGTCGTGATCGCGCAGACCCCCCTGGCCGGCCAGCGGCTGCGGCCGGGCGGCAGGGTCTCTCTGGGCGTCAGCTCCGGCCCGCCCCGCGCACGGGTGCCGGACGTGAGGGGCCTGCTCGCCGAGCGCGCCGCAGCGCTCGTCGTCGTGGCGGGGTTCGAGGTGGAACAGCGGTGGGAGGAGAGCGAGTCGCCCGTCGGCACGGTGATCGGGATCGAGCCGGCCCCGGGCACCGAGGTCATCGTGCCTGCGCCGCTCACGCTCCTCGTGTCCAGCGGCCCGCCCGCCCTGCCGGACGACACCCTCCTGCCCGATCTCGTGCCGCCGGACACGCTGGCGCCGGACACGCTCCCGCAGGCCTGGTGAGTGCGTCCCTCCGCGTCCTCCACCATGGA
The nucleotide sequence above comes from bacterium. Encoded proteins:
- a CDS encoding anion transporter, which translates into the protein MNGRTGETQGTGGFEAGGGARSRVGLIVGPLLFAALLLLPPPAGMTPAGWRTAAVGLLMAVWWITEAIPIPATALVPLLLFPLLGVGSVSAAAAPYANPVIFLFLGGFLIAAALQRCGLHRRMALTIIALVGASPRRLIGGFMAATAFISMWVSNTATVVMLLPMALSVLGLVESRSRVGANFGAALLLGLAYAASIGGMGTLIGTPPNALLAGFMDEAYGVRIGFVEWMLLGVPLVLVAVPLAWLLLTRILYPVPGDAAAGGADLIRDELRRLGPLSRAELLVGAITALTAAAWVTRPLLDDIVPGLSDAGIAIGGALLLFVIPSHWRDRTPLLGWEDARHVPWGVLLLFGGGLSLADAIEQTGLATWIGEALAVVAAWPPLLVVLTVNTVIVFLTELTSNTAVSAAFLPVAAALAVGIGADPLLLAVPVALGASCAFMMPVATPPNAIVYGSGRVTIPQMARAGFWLNLVMIVLATAAAFLLAPLILVR
- a CDS encoding penicillin-binding protein activator LpoB, encoding MDQRSIRRGTRRPVTGLVVLGFSAIALAACGGKKVTRIDPAAVTDLSGRWNDTDSRLVANALIEQSLSAPWVREYAEAHGGEPPTVIVGEFRNRTLEHIAVATFVRDLERAFVNSGAVRVVASADERAGLRAEREDQQQHARADTRAKLGQELGARYMLQGEIHAIEDEEGRERVVYYQVDATLIDLETNVKAWVGQHKIKKVIERPRFRL
- a CDS encoding Holliday junction branch migration DNA helicase RuvB — translated: MRSEITTPEVLSEESAVELSLRPRRLEEFIGQPKVKESLRIAIDAALARREPLDHTLFHGPPGLGKTTLAMLIARELGVNIKVTSGPVLEKPGDLVGILTNLREGDILFIDEIHRLRPIIEEFLYPAMEDYRIDIRLSEGPKAQTITVPIERFTLVGATTRFGLLTPPMRARFGIVQRLNYYPPEDLRIIVERSAEILEIECSPEGAEEIAKRSRGTPRVANRLLRRVRDYAQVRANGVITKEVASEALQMLDVDEYGLDEMDARILKTLIELGGGPVGLNSLAVAVGEDANTLEEVYEPFLIQNGLLLRTPRGRVATPRAYERFGYELPPARRAELESQVSLFEAR
- a CDS encoding tRNA preQ1(34) S-adenosylmethionine ribosyltransferase-isomerase QueA; this encodes MTRIETARGYPTSAFDYRLPPELIASRPAPERDASRLLVLERTTGRIEHRIFRDLATLIPAGDALVLNETRVFPARLVGRKPTGAAAEILLLRPLDGGVWEALVRPGGKLKPGRVVEVAEELQVEILDGTADGTRIVRLRTPLPEREAIARYGRTPLPPYIEREPDAEDAERYQTVYARAEGSVAAPTAGLHFTPALLEALESAGVRTVRLVLHVGVGTFRPVEVEDPAQHRMHAERYEVPAAAAEVLNETRARGGAIWAVGTTVVRALETVADERGVIHPGEGWTDLFIRPPYRFRGVDRLITNFHLPRSTLLMLVAAFGGYDNVMAAYREAVRERYRFYSYGDAMAVV
- a CDS encoding tRNA guanosine(34) transglycosylase Tgt translates to MFEFRITATEGAARTGTLRLPHGVVRTPAFMPVGTQATVKTLTPEEVQAAGADMILANTYHLFLRPGHELVRQLGGLHRFMRWDRPILTDSGGFQVFSLADINEVREDGVVFQSHIDGSRHLFTPERVIDIQRALGADVIMAFDHVPPGQADRKLAVEAHERTLAWLARCRARFEALVAEDDGPAQTLLPILQGSTFADLRRDGIRRIREIGDWRGIAIGGLSVGEPKPLMYAMLEVVEPEVPREWPRYLMGVGYPDDLLEAIRRGVDLFDCVAPTRNGRNGTAWVEDEGQVNIRAGRFRADPGPLDPACDCYTCRTFSRAYLRHLFVAGEVLGLRLLSLHNVRFLLRLVERARAAIEAGEFAAWSEDWLARYRRARAEHEEGGTT
- the yajC gene encoding preprotein translocase subunit YajC — translated: MWSILALAAPQQGGAGLAPMLFMWGAFILIFWLLIIRPQRKAQQRHQEMLNALKRGDEVMTDGGIIGEVVHLKDDRVTIKTAENTRIVVARPKIARVFTQKPES
- a CDS encoding peptide deformylase encodes the protein MAELPIRLLGDPVLRQKAEPVTEIDDELRRLMDDMMDTMYAADGVGLAAPQVGVSRRVIVVDIRERNTPPFALVNPEIVERSEELAREEEGCLSIPGLREIVERPARVVVEGLDRDGNVRRIEAEGLLARVLQHEVDHLDGILFIDRLSPLKRQLLLKKWQKVKP
- a CDS encoding methionyl-tRNA formyltransferase, encoding MRILFWGTPEFAIPSLRALLGEGHEVVGVVTQPDRPAGRGRTLHAPPVKTVAQAEGLLVLQPEKARGEEFRRQIAALRPEISVVVAYGQILKRDILDVPARGSINVHASLLPELRGAAPINWAIIRGHERTGVTVMRMVEEMDAGPILLQVEEPIGPDETASDLAARLSEVGAAALIEALVLLEAGELEEVEQDHGAATYAPRITRADARIDWSLDAVSVARWMRGLDEQPGAWTMLRGQEIKVYRPLPVPDHVHDAAPGTVLEARAYDPAQSLLVACGRGAVWVREVKPAGRRRMTSAEWLRGRAVAPGDRFD
- the thiE gene encoding thiamine phosphate synthase, translating into MLARLHLVTDDAVLRAADFRERAQAVLAAHGSALALHLRGHGVSGAELFELARDLAFGADGAGAELLVNDRVDVALAAGADGVQLGRRSLPIAAARALLGADAWIGYSAHGAEEAAQAAADGADFILVGTLYRTASHPEREPAGVERVRETVAALAPAEVPVIGIGGITPERVREVLAAGAYGVAVLGGVWHAADPVAAAADYIAALGVSG
- the thiS gene encoding thiamine biosynthesis protein ThiS; this encodes MQATGDQIEITLNGEPRRVPAGLTVAGLLAELGLHPGLVVVEHNREILERARLAETPVEPGDVFEIVHFVGGGS
- a CDS encoding thiazole synthase; this encodes MPAVRDDPLVIAGRAFRSRLIVGTGKYRDNETMVRAIEASGAEMVTVAVRRVDLDRTKEEGILYHLDPERIFILPNTAGCYTVEEAVRYARLARAAGLNDWVKLEVIGDQRTLLPDVTATIEAARILVAEGFKVLAYTNEDVVTALRLEDAGCAAVMPLASPIGSGLGLVNPYYIREIKRRLSVPVIVDAGVGTASDACITMEQGVDGVLMNTAIAEARDSVAMARAMRLAVEAGRLAYLAGRMPRREVAVPSSPLTGMLDGGGASST